Proteins encoded together in one Nyctibius grandis isolate bNycGra1 chromosome 1, bNycGra1.pri, whole genome shotgun sequence window:
- the ABCB10 gene encoding ATP-binding cassette sub-family B member 10, mitochondrial, whose product MGGGGGSEAPPPAADPRGGDRLQQRRRRLGSAAPAAWRATRRACPGCCRCCGGRRRPPGLGTPASAPRRARPAGAGRPPPLPPLLLLPPPGAPCCRRRLLLPPAAAGSAPRSLSAAAGAEPPAPPRGAAGAPPRFEARRLLALAHPERWRLTAAVGFLTVSSVITMSAPFFLGKVIDVIYTNPSEDFTDSLTSLCALLSGIFLCGAAANATRVYLMQTAGQRIVKRLRTTMFSSILKQETAFFDKTRTGELINRLSSDTALLGRSVTENLSDGLRAGAQASVGVGMMFFVSPTLAAFVLSVVPPLAVLAVIYGRYLRKLTKMTQDSLAEATQLAEERIGNIRTVRAFGQEVAEMEKYTNKVDYVLQLAKKEALARAGFFGATGLSGNLIVLSVLYKGGLLMGSAYMTVGELSSFLMYAFWVGISIGGLSSFYSELMKGLGAGGRLWELIERKPQLPFNEGITLGKDTFRGALEFKDVEFAYPTRPETSIFKDFSLSIPAGSVMALVGPSGTGKSTIVSLLLRLYDPISGTITVDGFDIRQLNPLWFRAKIGTVSQEPILFSCSIAENIAYGAEDPSTVTAEEIQKVAEIANAASFIRDFPKGFDTVVGEKGILLSGGQKQRIAIARALLKNPKILLLDEATSALDAENEYLVQEALDRLMEGRTVLIIAHRLSTIQNADFVAVLGQGKILECGKHEELLANPNGLFRKLMQKQAFLQNSDTFALDLQSREKDVLK is encoded by the exons atgggcggtggcggcggctcGGAGGCGCCTCCTCCTGCCGCAGACCCGCGCGGCGGGGACCGGCTGcagcagcgccgccgccgcctcggctCCGCCGCGCCGGCCGCATGGCGGGCTACGCGCCGcgcctgccctggctgctgccgctgctgcggcgggcggcggcgcccccCTGGGCTTGGGACGCCGGcctccgcgccccgccgcgccaGGCCAGCAGGTGCGGGACGcccccccccgctgccgccgctgctgctgctgccgccgccgggcgcGCCttgctgccgccgccgcctcctcctcccgcccgcggcggcgggcagcgcccCGCGCTCCCTGAGCGCCGCCGCGGGCGCGGAGCCGCCGGCGCCgccgcggggggctgcgggcgcccCGCCGCGCTTCGAGGCTCGGAGGCTGCTGGCCTTGGCGCACCCCGAGCGCTGGAGACTGACAG ctgctgttggctTTCTGACAGTTTCCAGTGTCATTACCATGTCAGCCCCTTTCTTTCTGGGGAAAGTTATTGATGTTATTTACACAAATCCCAGTGAGGACTTCACTGACAGCCTGACCAGCCTCTGTGCCTTGCTGAGTGGAATCTTTTTATGTGGTGCTGCTGCTAATGCTACTCGTGTCTACCTCATGCAGACTGCAG GACAAAGAATTGTGAAACGTTTGAGAACAACCATGTTCTCCTCTATTCTGAAGCAAGAAACCGCTTTCTTTGACAAGACCAGAACAGGAGAGCTGATAAACCGCTTATCTTCAGATACAGCCCTCTTGGGCCGTTCAGTGACTGAAAACCTTTCTGATGGGCTCAGGGCAGGAGCGCAAGCATCTGTGGGGGTTGGAATGATG TTTTTTGTGTCTCCTACCCTTGCTGCATTTGTTCTGAGCGTTGTGCCACCTTTGGCTGTCCTGGCTGTGATTTATGGAAGATACTTGCGAAAACTTACTAAAATGACCCAAGATTCTCTTGCAGAAGCAACACAG TTAGCTGAAGAGCGTATTGGAAACATAAGAACAGTTCGAGCTTTTGGGCAAGAAGTGGCTGAAATGGAGAAGTATACGAATAAAGTTGATTATGTGCTACAACTGGCTAAAAAAGAGGCACTAGCTCGGGCAGGCTTCTTTGGAGCA ACTGGCCTTTCTGGAAACTTAATTGTCCTCTCAGTCTTATACAAAGGAGGATTACTAATGGGCAGTGCCTACATGACAGTTGGTGAACTCTCATCTTTCCTAATGTATGCTTTCTGGGTTGGAATAAGCATTGGAG GTCTAAGCTCCTTTTATTCTGAACTAATGAAGGGACTAGGTGCTGGTGGACGTCTATGGGAGCTTATTGAAAGGAAACCCCAACTTCCATTTAACG AGGGAATCACATTAGGGAAAGACACATTCAGAGGTGCTTTGGAATTCAAGGATGTTGAGTTTGCATATCCAACACGTCCAGAAACATCGATTTTCAAAGATTTTAGCCTTTCCATTCCAGCTGGCTCTGTTATGGCTCTGGTTGGCCCAAGTGGCACAGGGAAATCGACTATTGTATCCCTTCTGCTGAGGCTGTATGATCCTATTTCAG GTACTATCACCGTTGATGGCTTTGATATCCGTCAGTTAAATCCACTGTGGTTCAGAGCAAAGATTGGAACAGTGAGTCag GAACCAATTCTGTTCTCCTGTTCTATTGCTGAAAATATTGCCTATGGTGCAGAGGATCCTTCTACTGTAACTGCAGAGGAGATTCAGAAAGTTGCTGAAATAGCTAATGCTGCTAGTTTTATCAGAGATTTTCCAAAAGGGTTTGACACTGTAGTAGGAGAAAAAGGCATTCTGCTTTCAG GTGGACAGAAGCAACGAATTGCAATTGCTCGAGCTTTGCTCAAG aatCCTAAAATTCTTCTGTTAGATGAAGCAAcaag TGCTTTGGATGCTGAAAATGAGTATCTAGTGCAAGAAGCTCTGGACCGGCTGATGGAAGGGAGAACAGTCCTAATTATTGCTCATCGTCTGTCTACTATTCAGAATGCTGATTTTGTTGCAGTCCTTGGCCAGGGTAAAATTCTTGAATGTGGAAAACATGAGGAACTACTTGCCAATCCAAATGGACTTTTCAGGAAACTAATGCAGAAACaagcttttcttcagaataGTGATACTTTTGCATTAGATTTACAATCCAGAGAAAaagatgtattaaaataa